In Cotesia glomerata isolate CgM1 linkage group LG3, MPM_Cglom_v2.3, whole genome shotgun sequence, one genomic interval encodes:
- the LOC123261535 gene encoding uncharacterized protein LOC123261535 — MSENGEKPGEGPPTKKTRLEEDVEGMRSRLSFLTNLLPRFLPQGPQVIPTQNEEPQSTPLLELGECSTTIDEKKISQVTTEERVSQVNSLQHFESSEWKEVRYSEALKKLVRTPGFTELKVNNELCYLDKGKDTFLSTDRVMAGLTHVLLDQRDNIKYIMADFIDWIIENQAVLTKEDLTKVVTDNFGAGSTIFNNFEQALQVICGKRAECIENRRKRILAEIPVKNVQVALKKIPPSSEFLFAKEELTSLIISLGGAQSWLSPPPSLTPKKTFQRRETPRSSTSRSFQPSSRPRFQPPSKQGFQAKNNTTPRQPGNNSNFKPKQDFSRAKSTDSFRRKSEK; from the coding sequence ATGAGTGAAAACGGCGAGAAGCCCGGCGAAGGTCCCCCGACAAAAAAGACACGTTTAGAGGAAGACGTAGAAGGCATGAGGAGTCGGTTAAGTTTTCTCACTAATCTTTTACCTCGTTTTTTGCCCCAGGGACCACAGGTTATACCTACGCAGAACGAAGAGCCCCAGTCGACCCCACTACTAGAGCTAGGTGAATGCTCGACTACTATTGACGAGAAGAAAATCTCTCAGGTGACAACAGAAGAACGAGTGAGTCAAGTTAACTCCTTACAACACTTCGAATCCAGTGAATGGAAGGAGGTGAGATACTCAGAGGCGCTCAAAAAATTGGTACGTACCCCCGGTTTCACAGAGCTCAAAGTCAACAATGAATTATGCTATCTTGATAAAGGTAAGGACACCTTTTTATCCACGGATCGAGTCATGGCTGGATTGACTCACGTCCTCCTAGATCAAAGAGATAATATTAAGTATATTATGGCTGACTTTATTGACTGGATAATAGAGAACCAGGCAGTCCTCACTAAAGAGGACCTCACTAAGGTAGTAACTGACAATTTCGGTGCAGGctcaacaatttttaataattttgaacaagCTTTGCAGGTAATCTGTGGAAAAAGAGCGGAATGCATCGAAAACAGAAGAAAACGAATCTTGGCAGAAATCCCAGTAAAAAATGTCCAGGTGGCCCTGAAGAAGATTCCACCAAGCTCCGAGTTCCTCTTTGCGAAGGAAGAGCTGACGTCACTAATAATTTCTCTAGGGGGAGCACAATCATGGCTAAGTCCTCCACCAAGCTTGACACCGAAAAAGACATTCCAGAGGAGAGAAACTCCCCGAAGCAGCACGAGCCGATCTTTTCAGCCCTCATCAAGACCAAGATTCCAGCCTCCCTCAAAACAGGGATTTCAGGCTAAAAACAACACAACACCTCGTCAACCAGGTAACAACTCTAACTTTAAGCCCAAGCAGGACTTTTCTAGAGCCAAAAGTACGGATTCCTTTCGCAGGAAATCCGAAAAATGA
- the LOC123261525 gene encoding pelle-like serine/threonine-protein kinase pik-1 isoform X1, translating to MSTTPIWEKCKYIYNLPYNARVELCNILNQNDKWEELAGRWMQYDLLAIQNLRREKNPADELLSLWSIHNHTNLELFILLQRMQHYRAMGVLKPFIENKYHCLLEKGEGNLQFAIKNEKSTQPVNELKIDTQNFDKRMYHSPTPPKIVLKDYNNKIINQIGRINLLETAPSDSNNLLAGSSSVPSRISPILGCTGTSQKLNGLSLKTEISLPQIPYEELTRATDNWNQHKILGKGGFGTVYRGIWKNTDVAIKKIERRGPESDDSYIIQLQQSLREIAILNSRPHDNILSIYAFSIGGQAPCLVYQFMKNGSLEDWISLRRRSPPLTWLQRHEIIKGIARGLQYLHTIGERPLIHGDIKSANILLDKSFEPRIGDFGLAREGPIKDFMKVSKVHGTKPYLPEEFLRGKILSTKVDTYSYGIVCFELATGLPAYDDARIEYKFLKDFIDSWSDKDIFFLKDKKAGDESEKVFGNLILLGKWCSNRLAKDRPEMELVFKKLNSI from the exons ATGTCAACAACTCCAATCTgggaaaaatgtaaatatatttataatttaccttATAACGCACGTGTAGAATTGTGCAATATATTGAATCAAAATGACAAATGGGAAGAACTTGCTG GTAGATGGATGCAATATGATCTGCTCGCAATTCAAAATCTCCGGAGAGAAAAAAATCCTGCTGATGAATTATTAAGTCTATGGAGTATTCATAATCATACCAATTTAGAGTTGTTCATTTTGCTTCAAAGAATGCAGCATTATCGTGCGATGGGTGTATTAAAGccatttattgaaaataaatatcactGTTTATTGGAGAAAGGAGAAGGAAATTTACAATTTgcgataaaaaatgaaaaaagtacTCAACCggtaaatgaattaaaaattgacacacaaaattttgataaaagaaTGTATCATTCTCCAACTCCTCCAAAAATTGTTCTGaaagattataataataaaataattaaccaaATCGGAcggataaatttattagaaacagCTCCAAGTGATTCAAACAATCTTTTGGCTGGTTCGTCGTCAGTCCCTTCTCGAATTTCACCAATTTTAGGTTGCACTGGGACTTCCCAAAAGTTAAATGGATTGTCACTTAAAACAGAAATATCATTGCCTCAAATACCATATGAAGAACTTACTCGTGCAACTGATAATTGGaatcaacataaaattttaggaaaagGTGGTTTTGGAACAGTATATCGag GAATATGGAAGAATACAGATGtggctataaaaaaaatagaacgcAGAGGTCCCGAATCTGACGATAGCTATATAATTCAACTCCAACAATCACTCAGAGAAATAGCAATTCTAAATTCTCGACCTCATGACAATATTTTATCGATCTACGCATTTAGTATTGGTGGTCAAGCACCGTGTCTTGTTTatcaatttatgaaaaatggTTCACTTGAAGATTGGATATCGTTACGACGAAGATCACCTCCTTTGACTTGGCTACAACGgcatgaaataataaaaggtATTGCTCGAGGATTACAATATTTACATACAATCGGCGAACGACCGCTTATTCATGGTGACATAAAAAGTgctaatattttattggatAAAAGTTTTGAACCACGAATTGGTGATTTTGGCTTAGCACGAGAAGGACCAATCAAAGATTTTATGAAG GTCAGTAAAGTACATGGAACAAAACCATATTTACCTGAAGAATTTTTGagaggaaaaattttgtcaacaAAAGTCGATACTTACAGTTATGGAATTGTTTGCTTCGAATTAGCAACAGGCCTACCTGCCTACGATGATGCGAGAATTGagtataaatttcttaaagaTTTTATTGATAGCTGGAGtgataaagatatttttttcttgaaagaTAAAAAAGCTGGTGATGAAAGTGAAAAAGTTTttggtaatttaattttacttggTAAGTGGTGTTCTAATAGATTAGCTAAAGATAGACCTGAAATGGAgcttgtttttaaaaaattaaatagtatataa
- the LOC123261525 gene encoding pelle-like serine/threonine-protein kinase pik-1 isoform X2 yields MQYDLLAIQNLRREKNPADELLSLWSIHNHTNLELFILLQRMQHYRAMGVLKPFIENKYHCLLEKGEGNLQFAIKNEKSTQPVNELKIDTQNFDKRMYHSPTPPKIVLKDYNNKIINQIGRINLLETAPSDSNNLLAGSSSVPSRISPILGCTGTSQKLNGLSLKTEISLPQIPYEELTRATDNWNQHKILGKGGFGTVYRGIWKNTDVAIKKIERRGPESDDSYIIQLQQSLREIAILNSRPHDNILSIYAFSIGGQAPCLVYQFMKNGSLEDWISLRRRSPPLTWLQRHEIIKGIARGLQYLHTIGERPLIHGDIKSANILLDKSFEPRIGDFGLAREGPIKDFMKVSKVHGTKPYLPEEFLRGKILSTKVDTYSYGIVCFELATGLPAYDDARIEYKFLKDFIDSWSDKDIFFLKDKKAGDESEKVFGNLILLGKWCSNRLAKDRPEMELVFKKLNSI; encoded by the exons ATGCAATATGATCTGCTCGCAATTCAAAATCTCCGGAGAGAAAAAAATCCTGCTGATGAATTATTAAGTCTATGGAGTATTCATAATCATACCAATTTAGAGTTGTTCATTTTGCTTCAAAGAATGCAGCATTATCGTGCGATGGGTGTATTAAAGccatttattgaaaataaatatcactGTTTATTGGAGAAAGGAGAAGGAAATTTACAATTTgcgataaaaaatgaaaaaagtacTCAACCggtaaatgaattaaaaattgacacacaaaattttgataaaagaaTGTATCATTCTCCAACTCCTCCAAAAATTGTTCTGaaagattataataataaaataattaaccaaATCGGAcggataaatttattagaaacagCTCCAAGTGATTCAAACAATCTTTTGGCTGGTTCGTCGTCAGTCCCTTCTCGAATTTCACCAATTTTAGGTTGCACTGGGACTTCCCAAAAGTTAAATGGATTGTCACTTAAAACAGAAATATCATTGCCTCAAATACCATATGAAGAACTTACTCGTGCAACTGATAATTGGaatcaacataaaattttaggaaaagGTGGTTTTGGAACAGTATATCGag GAATATGGAAGAATACAGATGtggctataaaaaaaatagaacgcAGAGGTCCCGAATCTGACGATAGCTATATAATTCAACTCCAACAATCACTCAGAGAAATAGCAATTCTAAATTCTCGACCTCATGACAATATTTTATCGATCTACGCATTTAGTATTGGTGGTCAAGCACCGTGTCTTGTTTatcaatttatgaaaaatggTTCACTTGAAGATTGGATATCGTTACGACGAAGATCACCTCCTTTGACTTGGCTACAACGgcatgaaataataaaaggtATTGCTCGAGGATTACAATATTTACATACAATCGGCGAACGACCGCTTATTCATGGTGACATAAAAAGTgctaatattttattggatAAAAGTTTTGAACCACGAATTGGTGATTTTGGCTTAGCACGAGAAGGACCAATCAAAGATTTTATGAAG GTCAGTAAAGTACATGGAACAAAACCATATTTACCTGAAGAATTTTTGagaggaaaaattttgtcaacaAAAGTCGATACTTACAGTTATGGAATTGTTTGCTTCGAATTAGCAACAGGCCTACCTGCCTACGATGATGCGAGAATTGagtataaatttcttaaagaTTTTATTGATAGCTGGAGtgataaagatatttttttcttgaaagaTAAAAAAGCTGGTGATGAAAGTGAAAAAGTTTttggtaatttaattttacttggTAAGTGGTGTTCTAATAGATTAGCTAAAGATAGACCTGAAATGGAgcttgtttttaaaaaattaaatagtatataa
- the LOC123261542 gene encoding 1,2-dihydroxy-3-keto-5-methylthiopentene dioxygenase — translation MVQAWYMDDTDSDQRLDHHRQPPKYLSLSELFKRTGVEHFKINPQNYGSDKILQELRSKRGYSYEDEIVCSEECLQDYNNKLKTFFTEHLHTDEEIRLVLEGSGYFDVRDKNDEWIRIEVQSGDLIIIPSGIYHRFTLDMNNYIKAKRYFVGEPIWLPYNRPADEVECRQIYLERLKNNFNAVI, via the exons ATGGTTCAAGCCTGGTATATGGACGACACTGATAGCGATCAACGTTTAGATCATCATAGACAACCTCCAAAGTATCTTTCTTTGTCTGAATTATTCAAACGCACTGGAGTGGAACATTTCAAG ATCAATCCACAAAATTACGGATCAGATAAAATATTACAAGAGTTAAGGTCAAAGCGTGGATATTCTTATGAAGATGAGATTGTGTGTTCAGAAGAATGCTTGCaggattataataataaa ctgaaaactttttttacggAACATCTACATACTGATGAAGAGATTCGATTAGTATTAGAAGGATCAGGATACTTTGATGTTCgagataaaaatgatgaatggATACGAATCGAAGTTCAATCAGGAGATTTGATAATTATTCCTAGCGGGATATATCATCGATTTACGTTGGATATGAAT aactACATAAAAGCGAAACGTTATTTTGTTGGTGAACCAATATGGCTACCTTATAACAGACCAGCTGATGAAGTGGAATGCCGTCAAATATATTTAGagcgtttaaaaaataattttaatgctGTTATATAA
- the LOC123261532 gene encoding uncharacterized protein LOC123261532, producing MGRDTRKVSREVRKSENIRKSYSKKRKNIFNPKTAERDESFWSTSSKKLKQNTENDVPESCTSEFRIINFITVFTAISALVKCKKCDGNIEFLTASTRGLGFKIVVSCNNCDSEYIPSCSFIGHSYEINRRFIFVMRILGIGYEGLCKFCGLMNMPSFLDKATHTILLKHILDCGKTVAEALMKKAMNQEKETTSENENKNDLTVSGDGTWQKRGFTSSFGVSSIIGYYTGKILDINIKSAYCKLCEYWKKKRNTVEFEEWYEQKGSLLSRCVGGFNQNNNESFNQLVWKICPKTVNTSSTIVQIAAYIATCIFNECTNSLLMIMDTLGLNCGSNSHRYAEKLDAARVKVADQRANDNTRKGRMLRRQQQIDVLETSTMAEELLYGPGIDDSI from the exons atggGACGTGATACGAGAAAAGTTTCGAGAGAAGTTCGGAAATCTGAAAATATCCGTAAGTCGTATTCaaagaaacgaaaaaatatatttaacccAAAAACGGCGGAACGTGATGAAAGTTTTTGGAGTACATCGTCTAAAAAACTGAAACAAAATACTGAAAACGATGTACCCGAAAGTTGCACCTCTGAAtttcgaataattaattttattacggTATTCACTGCCATTTCTGCTCTTGTGAAATGTAAGAAATGTGATGGAAACATTGAATTTCTAACAGCTAGTACACGTGGGCTGGGatttaaaattgtagtttCATGTAATAACTGTGACAGTGAATATATTCCTTCCTGCTCTTTCATTGGGCAttcttatgaaataaatagacGCTTTATTTTTGTGATGAGAATACTAGGGATAGGATACGAAGGTTTGTGCAAGTTTTGTGGCCTGATGAACATGCCGTCTTTTTTAGATAAAGCTACGCATACAATATTATTGAAGCACATTTTAGATTGTGGTAAAACCGTTGCAGAAGCCTTGATGAAAAAAGCTatgaatcaagaaaaagaaaCGACAAGTGAAAATGAGAATAAGAACGATTTGACTGTATCGGGAGATGGAACCTGGCAAAAACGGGGATTTACATCGTCATTTGGAGTTTCTTCTATAATTGGCTATTATACTGGAAAGATTCTTGATATAAACATTAAAAGTGCTTATTGTAAGCTATGTGAGTATtggaaaaagaaaagaaatacgGTTGAGTTCGAGGAATGGTATGAACAGAAGGGGTCTTTACTTTCAAGATGTGTAGGTGGATTCaatcagaataataatgagaGCTTCAACCAACTAGTGTGGAAAATATGCCCAAAAACCGTGAATACTAGTTCTACTATCGTACAAATTGCTGCATACATAGCtacttgtatatttaatgaatgtacaaattcattattaatgattatggaTACCCTAGGACTTAATTGTGGGTCTAATTCCCATCGGTATGCTGAAAAATTGGATGCTGCACGTGTGAAAGTGGCAGATCAGCGCGCCAACGACAACACTCGGAAAGGCAGAATGCTTCGTAGGCAACAGCAAATTGATGTTTTGGAAACTTCCACAATGGCTGAAGAACTATTATATGGCCCAGGAATAGATGACTCGat ATGA